The genomic window CTAAAAATCGGACTGCAATATTAATATTTTGTTATGAATTAAGCAACCCTTTGGTGAAAATATTCTAAACCCTCTTTTTTCCATTGAATTCCTTTCCTTCAGAAACTTTTGTCCTTGATGTTCATATTTCTTATAGTAAGTAACGACAACCAGACAAAAGCTATTTTAAAAGTCACAGATAAAAAACAGGGAAGACATTGCCGTCTCCCCTGTTGACTATATCAGGTATTTGGCTTATTATGATTATTCTTCTTCCTGATCCTCTTTCCATTCTGGTTTATAGGACAGTTCAGAAAGATCCAGCCTGGTATTGGGCACTTCAGGATCATCCGTGTCTCTGACGGTAAAGATGATGTCGTTGAAATCATGATCGCACCTGCTGTTGCCTACTTTGATGTCCTCAAAGGTAAGCACGAGATCATTGCAACCGCTGCTTAAAAACAGGGTGGACTGTTGTGCCTGATTTTCGTTGAAGGTTTTGTTGGTATAGTGGGTATACTTTCCCTCAACAGTTTCTCCGTTTTTATAGCCCTGAGCCACCAGGTAAAAGCCGATAACCGTTCCTTCGGGAAATGGCTCATCACCTAGCTGAACCTGATCGCCGAACTTCAGGCCTCCGCCTTCACCTTCTTTTGAGACATTGGGAAATACGACATGTTTTTCCAGATCATCCACGCTTTCCGGAGGATTGTCTTCATGATAGGTATAATATCCGAATGTATTTTTCCAACCGGCCTTTTCATCAATAAAGGTCACATAAACCGGGGTTTCTTCTTTTACTCTAATGTTCAGGCGGGCCGTATCACTGAAGAGGTCTTCATGCATGCCGCGTACATCTTTTTGTTCGGGGAACAGATCGGAGATCTCACCGATCAGTGTTTCACAGGGATCGGTAGAAACAACGTCATCGGGAACTCCATGGTCAATGCTGATGTCAATTATTTTAAGACCACCTTTTCCAGAAGCAACAAAAATTACACTGTCCTTGGATTTCACAAAATTGGTAGATACCGGACCCTCGAAATCCATGCTTCCCATTATTTCTATGCTGTCACTTTTTTCGGGAATAATGTTGCCTACATGGACTCCCGCTGCCCCGTTTCCGATCAATACGAGGTCACCGTTAAGCGATACGCTGTTGGTCACATAGTTGGATTCTTCTCCATCGGGAGGTGCTTCAGGTTTAGGGATGTGCTGTTTTACACTTCCGTCCATATTGAGCATGTATAGGCCATCATCATTCAAAGCAGCAAATATATAGTCATTCGATACGGCGATCTCTGATTTGGACCCCTCTATGGTGGACCCCTCTATCTCACCTCCACCATTATAGGTTTCCTGTTGGGAGAAATCTTCCAAATTGAACCGGTTGATAAGGCCTTCCTGGCCCTGGAGTACGAAAAGGTCATCCGAATTGGCATCTACAGATCGGGCATGATCCAGTTCTTCCGTTCCCAGTGCGCTGTAATCGGAACGGCTGAAAATTGAAAGGCCTCCGCCCGAACCGCTTGTGGTATATATGTTTTCGTTGGTTACCCTTATGCCTGTGCCTGTATAAGAATCAAGATCCAGTATGGTATCTATTTCTATATCTTCAGAATTCATATTTTCGGCTGCCGTGATAACCTCAAGAAAAGCGGGAGATCCATATCCCCTTTCTTCATAATCTCCCGTTGCTCCCACTATATATATTTTATCATTATAGAAATCCACTGAACTCACATCTGCATCCGGCATGATTATCTGGGTAATCGGTTGCGGGTTTTCGCGGTCTGAAACATCATAAATTTCTATTCCTCCCAGCCACGCCGGTCCTCTATAGTTATAGGTAACAAAAGCATAATCGTCTTTTATGGTGACGTGTGTAGCCTGCAAGGTGCTGTCGTTGTATACGGGGGGAGCAACTTCGGCTTTAAGGTTAAATGCATAGTTTTTGGTATGATCAACCTGTACTTCATCTCCGCCGCTTTTCAGCATCTCATCCTTTTCAACGTCTTTTATGGATACAAGCTGGTCTTTATAGTCAATACGCGAGGATAAACCTGCAGGATCATTGTTTATCAGGAGATTTCCTTTTTTACTGTATTTTTCATACTGATTGATCTCATCATCAGGCCCCATATCTTCCTGACAGTGATACAGGAATAATGAAAGGAACATTAAAAGGCCTGCAATACTTAATTTTTTCATAATAGCAAAGTTTTGTTTTGGCATCTGTAAAGGGACATTAATTCAGTAAATATAATACTTTTAGCGTATTGCTCTCACCAAATTTATATGAATCACGGCCATCAATTGATAAACCAACTGAATTTGTTGATGAATGGAATTTGGCTTCTGAATTGTATTTTATCTGATGCATAAGATTCAAAGGAAACCCTGTTGAGTGTACTTTACGGCAATAAATTTTTTGTCCGACATACCTTAATATAAGAGTCGGATATGTTCTTCCTGGAATATTTTATTATTCCAGCTTTGGCAGGGTTTTTAACATCAGGTCGAGTACATTGTGGACATTCTGGTTAAAGATATCCAGGATCTGTTTCCAGCTCACCGGCTCTTCATCTTCTTTCCAGCAATCATAGTCCGTGCTCATGGCAATGGTGCTGTAAGGTATTCCCAGTTCATTGGCCAGAATGGCTTCGGGCGCTATCGACATGTTGATCACATCGGCTCCCCAGCTTCGAAACATCCTTGATTCAGCCCTTGTTGAGAATCTGGGGCCTTCAATGGTAATTACTGTGCCCCTGGGATGATATTTTAGCTCCAGTTCTTTGGCCGAGTCGATCAGCTTGTTCCGGATGGTTTCGGAAAACGGATCTGCCATGGTCACGTGTTTCATATCACCCGGTTCAAAGCTTTCATAAAAGGATACTTTTCTGTGTCGTGTGAAGTCAATAAACTGATCGAGTATGACCATATCCCCCCTCTCGATCTCTTCCCGCAGGCTTCCGCATGCGGTTGACGTGATGATGTAATCGCATTTCATATGGTGCAGGGCATATATGTTGGCGCGGTTGTTCACCTGGGTGGGGGGTATGGTATGTTTTTTACCGTGACGCGATAAAATGACCACTTCCGTATCGTATATTTTTCCGGTGGTCAGCACTGAGCTCGGATCGCCATAAGGGGTTTCCAGCTCAACCGTATCGGGGTTCTTGAGTATTGAAGGATCTTCCAGTCCCGACCCGCCTATGATTCCAACTTTTGCCATATTTTTTCCTTTTTGAGTTATACTTCTGTAAAATATCCGGTCTTAAGCGATCTGGTTGAAATACTTTAACAGTACGCCTCCGGCTTCGTCCAGATCCCTGCCAAAGGTAATGATTCCTTCCCTGTGTCCGCCCATGATGATAATCTTCTCAATGCGCACATCCCTTTGTTGCATGAGTTTTTTAATCTCTTCAGCCATCTCGGGCGTACCGAATTCTACCTCCGGATCTGTTGTGGGGAGTTTGTTTTTTAACAATTTCCACAACCGCTCATGATGGGTGTGAATCACACCGTGTACCTCAGGCTCCGATTCATAGATGGCTGCATGCGTAAGAGATTCCGAGCTGGCTTTAACTTGCCCCACACACTTCACATAATTGTTGGGGATATCGTAATCAATCACCCGGGCATAGTGATTTTTTGACAGCTCTTCATGCTTTCCTGTCTCCGATCCGGTGATAATGAACCGTTTGGAGTTTTCCTCCCTGATGCTCAGATTTCCAAAGCCAATACCTTCCATGTTGACACCAAGCAATTCGTGATCATATAGCTTTTTACGCCATTCGTTGATCTTGCTGAAATTCTTTTTGGAGAAGGTGAAATTTTTCTTCTCCCAGTCGCATTGAAACTTGATGTATCCTTCCTGATTTGTCATGATCTAAACAGTTTTTTTATTTCTTTTTTGTTGGGTTTGCACAATCCTTTTTCCGTGATCAGCCATGTTACATATTTGGCCGGAGTTACATCGAAACCGTAATTGGCAACTCTTGCGTTTTCAGGGGTCAGTAAAATTGTTGTTATGTTTCCTTTATCATATCCGTATATGTATTTCACCTCATCTCCATGTCTTTGTTCGATGGGGATACCATTGACCCCCCTTTCGATATTCATGTCGATGGATGACAAGGGAACTGCCACATAAAAAGGTACATCATTATCATTGGCAGCCAGTGCTTTCAGGTAGGTGCCAATTTTGTTGGCTACATCTCCGTTAGCAGCGGTTCTGTCGCTCCCTGTAATGACCATGTCAACCATTCCCTGCTGCATTAAGAGTCCACCCGTATTGTCTGCTATTACAGTATAGGGTATACCATGTTTTTCGAGCTCCCAGGCTGTAAGCCTGGCGCCCTGGTTTCTGGGCCTTGTTTCGTCCACCCACACATGCAGCTTGATGCCTTTGTCATGAGCCAGGTAGATTGGGGCAGTTGCGGTGCCATAATCAATGGTGGCTAGCCAGCCTGCATTACAATGCGTTAATATATTTACGGGCTCACTGTCTTTTCCCTTTGCAATTTCTTCTATCAGGGATAGGCCATTTTCTCCGATTTTTCGGCAGTTTTCCTTTTCTTGTTCCAATAGTTCTTCTGCTGTTTTGCGGGCCTCGTTTCTGGCTTCTTCCAGCGAATGTATATTGGCCAGCCTCTCTTTATGCTGATTCAAGGCAAACTCAAGATTGATGGCCGTTGGACGGGCCGATTTAAGCCGTTCCATTGCTTCTTTTAGCTGCCCTTTCCAGTCCCATGCAGAGGCATTGACCAGTGCAAGATAAATCCCGTAAGATGCAGTGACACCGATCAGGGGAGCACCCCTAACTACCATCTCTTTTATGGCTTTATAAACATCTTCTGTTGATTTCAGGTCCACAATACGAAAATCAAACGGGAGTTTTCTCTGGTCAATTACCTGAACTGTTCCCCTGTCCTTCAGCCATATTGTCTGATATTTCACGTTGTCCACACGCATAATACCTATATTAAAAACCACTAAACATAATAAAAATATTTGAAACAAATAAAATGAATTATTTTTACATTGTAAAATCTGATGGATATGTTGAACAATATGGATCGTATTAACAATGTCATTTTCGACCTGGGCGGCGTGATTCTCGATATTGATCTGTTGAAGGGAATGACCGCCATGAAACAATTGGGCATCACAAACTTTGAAAGTTCAAACGAAAAGGTAAACCACATGAAAACCTTTATGGACTTTGAAAAAGGATTGCTTTCGGAAGCAGGATTCATTGAAAAGCTTAAGGAAGAAAATGAAGCGGATTTCTCCAATAATGATTTTATTGATGCCTGGAATGAGATCATAGTGGGTTTTCAGCAAGAACGGATTGATTTGATAGCCAATTTGAAGAAGTCCGCTAGATTCAGAACCTTTCTGTTAAGCAATACCAATTCGCTCCATAAGGATTTGTATACAAGAATCCTTCGGGAGGAACATTCTGTAAGGGGGTTGGAGGAGCTGTTTGATAACGTCTATTTTTCTCATGAAATATACATGAGAAAACCAGACCCTGTGATATATCATTATGTTTTGAATACCGAAGGGCTGATCCCTGAACAAACCTTATTTATAGATGATTCCCTGGCCAATATTGAAACTGCCCAATCGTTGGGGATGGAGACGTTTCATCTTTCAGACGGGGTCACCATTAACGATCTGTTTTCTGAACAGCAAGTAGCCAGATGGATTTAAGCTTTCCATTGTCGCGCATCTGGTAAAGATTCACCAGCGCGTCCTCTTTTTTATCGAACGAGTTTACAGATACACGGTAGAGGCTGTCATTCTCAAGGATCTCGGACGTGTATCCTTTATCTGCCAGTTGATTTTGATATTCCCGGGCATTACTCCTGATACGGAAACTGCCTGCAATGATGTGATAGATTTTGTTATCCTCCGGTTGTTTGTACATCAGGGCCCTTTTCTTGTCGGTTATTCTGTTGAGTGCCTGTTTAATCTCCGGGGGCATTGATGCAGTATCCAAAGCAGTATCCTCAGCCTGTTCTGGCGGCTCTTCCCGGCTGTTGGGCTGAGTCTCGGTCAGATTAATTTTTTGGAATATTTCCTG from Bacteroidales bacterium includes these protein-coding regions:
- the mtnP gene encoding S-methyl-5'-thioadenosine phosphorylase, with translation MAKVGIIGGSGLEDPSILKNPDTVELETPYGDPSSVLTTGKIYDTEVVILSRHGKKHTIPPTQVNNRANIYALHHMKCDYIITSTACGSLREEIERGDMVILDQFIDFTRHRKVSFYESFEPGDMKHVTMADPFSETIRNKLIDSAKELELKYHPRGTVITIEGPRFSTRAESRMFRSWGADVINMSIAPEAILANELGIPYSTIAMSTDYDCWKEDEEPVSWKQILDIFNQNVHNVLDLMLKTLPKLE
- a CDS encoding DUF4114 domain-containing protein produces the protein MKKLSIAGLLMFLSLFLYHCQEDMGPDDEINQYEKYSKKGNLLINNDPAGLSSRIDYKDQLVSIKDVEKDEMLKSGGDEVQVDHTKNYAFNLKAEVAPPVYNDSTLQATHVTIKDDYAFVTYNYRGPAWLGGIEIYDVSDRENPQPITQIIMPDADVSSVDFYNDKIYIVGATGDYEERGYGSPAFLEVITAAENMNSEDIEIDTILDLDSYTGTGIRVTNENIYTTSGSGGGLSIFSRSDYSALGTEELDHARSVDANSDDLFVLQGQEGLINRFNLEDFSQQETYNGGGEIEGSTIEGSKSEIAVSNDYIFAALNDDGLYMLNMDGSVKQHIPKPEAPPDGEESNYVTNSVSLNGDLVLIGNGAAGVHVGNIIPEKSDSIEIMGSMDFEGPVSTNFVKSKDSVIFVASGKGGLKIIDISIDHGVPDDVVSTDPCETLIGEISDLFPEQKDVRGMHEDLFSDTARLNIRVKEETPVYVTFIDEKAGWKNTFGYYTYHEDNPPESVDDLEKHVVFPNVSKEGEGGGLKFGDQVQLGDEPFPEGTVIGFYLVAQGYKNGETVEGKYTHYTNKTFNENQAQQSTLFLSSGCNDLVLTFEDIKVGNSRCDHDFNDIIFTVRDTDDPEVPNTRLDLSELSYKPEWKEDQEEE
- a CDS encoding class II aldolase/adducin family protein, which encodes MTNQEGYIKFQCDWEKKNFTFSKKNFSKINEWRKKLYDHELLGVNMEGIGFGNLSIREENSKRFIITGSETGKHEELSKNHYARVIDYDIPNNYVKCVGQVKASSESLTHAAIYESEPEVHGVIHTHHERLWKLLKNKLPTTDPEVEFGTPEMAEEIKKLMQQRDVRIEKIIIMGGHREGIITFGRDLDEAGGVLLKYFNQIA
- the mtnA gene encoding S-methyl-5-thioribose-1-phosphate isomerase, which translates into the protein MRVDNVKYQTIWLKDRGTVQVIDQRKLPFDFRIVDLKSTEDVYKAIKEMVVRGAPLIGVTASYGIYLALVNASAWDWKGQLKEAMERLKSARPTAINLEFALNQHKERLANIHSLEEARNEARKTAEELLEQEKENCRKIGENGLSLIEEIAKGKDSEPVNILTHCNAGWLATIDYGTATAPIYLAHDKGIKLHVWVDETRPRNQGARLTAWELEKHGIPYTVIADNTGGLLMQQGMVDMVITGSDRTAANGDVANKIGTYLKALAANDNDVPFYVAVPLSSIDMNIERGVNGIPIEQRHGDEVKYIYGYDKGNITTILLTPENARVANYGFDVTPAKYVTWLITEKGLCKPNKKEIKKLFRS
- a CDS encoding HAD family phosphatase, coding for MLNNMDRINNVIFDLGGVILDIDLLKGMTAMKQLGITNFESSNEKVNHMKTFMDFEKGLLSEAGFIEKLKEENEADFSNNDFIDAWNEIIVGFQQERIDLIANLKKSARFRTFLLSNTNSLHKDLYTRILREEHSVRGLEELFDNVYFSHEIYMRKPDPVIYHYVLNTEGLIPEQTLFIDDSLANIETAQSLGMETFHLSDGVTINDLFSEQQVARWI